From Synoicihabitans lomoniglobus, the proteins below share one genomic window:
- the xerD gene encoding site-specific tyrosine recombinase XerD, with translation MPPRPVTDLDLPEAMAEAITDFGASLALERGRSDKTVQAYEHDLRQAAEFFAQRGHSDWRRVSRADAAAWAEELSDRKLAASSTARKLSALRMFARYLVHNSVRPDEFTELLAGPKLRRKLPATLTTEEVLRILAAPTGGDEFGLRDRAMLELFYSSGLRVSELCGLTLQQIDLEEGFVRVWGKGSKERVVPVGEAAVSAIKAYLESGRPHFVKTSKTGSQLFLSKRGTAISRKMVWVVVKQHAQRAGVTKPVKPHLLRHSFATHLLGGGADLRAIQEMLGHANIGTTQIYTAVEETRLVEHHAKFHPRKNGDA, from the coding sequence ATGCCGCCGCGCCCTGTCACCGACCTCGATCTGCCGGAGGCCATGGCCGAGGCGATCACCGACTTCGGTGCTTCCCTGGCCTTGGAGCGGGGCCGATCGGACAAAACAGTTCAGGCCTATGAACATGACCTGCGGCAGGCGGCCGAATTTTTCGCGCAGCGTGGTCATAGTGATTGGCGCAGGGTTTCGCGGGCGGATGCCGCCGCGTGGGCCGAAGAGCTGAGCGATCGAAAACTGGCGGCTTCCAGCACGGCGCGAAAATTGTCCGCGTTGCGCATGTTTGCCCGCTACCTCGTGCACAATAGTGTGCGTCCCGACGAGTTCACCGAATTGCTCGCGGGACCCAAGCTTAGGCGCAAGTTGCCCGCCACCCTCACGACGGAGGAAGTCCTGCGAATTCTGGCGGCACCGACGGGTGGCGACGAGTTTGGTCTGCGTGACCGCGCCATGTTGGAGCTGTTCTATTCCAGTGGACTGCGCGTATCCGAATTGTGCGGACTGACCCTGCAGCAGATCGATTTGGAGGAGGGTTTTGTCCGCGTTTGGGGCAAGGGCTCCAAGGAGCGGGTCGTGCCGGTGGGCGAAGCGGCGGTCTCCGCGATCAAGGCTTATCTCGAATCCGGCCGGCCGCATTTTGTGAAGACGAGCAAGACCGGCAGCCAATTGTTTCTCAGCAAACGGGGCACCGCCATTTCGCGTAAAATGGTCTGGGTGGTGGTGAAACAACACGCTCAGCGCGCCGGAGTCACCAAGCCGGTGAAACCACACTTGTTGCGCCACTCCTTTGCCACTCACCTGCTCGGCGGCGGGGCGGATCTGCGTGCCATCCAGGAAATGCTCGGGCACGCCAACATTGGCACCACCCAGATTTACACGGCCGTCGAAGAAACGCGCCTGGTCGAACATCACGCGAAATTTCACCCCCGCAAGAACGGTGACGCCTGA
- the infA gene encoding translation initiation factor IF-1, producing MPDGDSIEVEGKIVAVLPGTMFRVELANGHQVLAHISGKLRKHFIKIAAGDTVKMEMSPYDLEKARITYRMRTPPPGGFKRRPGGGGRRR from the coding sequence ATGCCTGACGGAGACTCGATCGAAGTGGAGGGAAAGATCGTAGCCGTCCTCCCCGGCACGATGTTTAGAGTGGAGCTCGCCAACGGGCACCAAGTGCTCGCCCATATTTCAGGGAAGCTGCGCAAGCATTTCATCAAGATCGCCGCGGGCGATACGGTGAAGATGGAGATGAGCCCTTACGATTTGGAAAAGGCCCGCATTACCTACCGGATGCGCACGCCTCCTCCCGGTGGTTTCAAACGTCGTCCCGGTGGCGGCGGACGTCGCCGCTAA